The Candidatus Woesearchaeota archaeon nucleotide sequence TATCACTTTATTTGCGATACTTGCCTTTGTTTACAAGAATAGGGTTTTAACTGTTAGTTTAGCATTGATTGCAGGTTTATTTCAAGGTATGTTTATTTGGGCATGGTCTCCAGGTTGGTTTATATTTACTTTTTTAGTAATTTCTCTTCTAGGTTATGTTGGTTATTTATTATTATCAAATATAACTCAAATTAAAGGAGTTAAAGATTTTTCAGATTTAGTTTTAAATGATATTTTAGTACTAATCTCATTTGTATTATCATCTTACATTTTCACATGGATTTTCAGAGGAACTGATATATTTGTATTAACATATAGAGGTATTAGTGGTTCAGTTTCAGGTCTTGCAACAATTTCTGGAACAAATATTTGGCCTAATGTATTCTCTTCTGTTGCAGAATTGAATGCAGCACCATTTTCTCAAGTGATTAGTAGTGTTGGAGGGAAATTTATTTTTGTTATTGCTCTTTTAGGTCTTGTTTTTATGATGTTAGATTTCATTAATGAAGAGAAAATGAAAGGAATTGCAAAGAGAATTATGTATATATTTACTTTTATTTGGACTTTGCTTTTTGTAAATTCAACAATGTTTACATCTATAAGTGCAAATTCTAAGTTCTTATTTATTGCTTTAATGTTTATGCCTGTGGCTATAGCTTTAATTATGAGTTTAATTGCAGGAAATAGAGGTAATAAAATTTTTGCAGCAATTTTACTAACAGTATGGATTGCAGGAACAGTATTTATGAGTTTAATTGGTGTTAGATTCATTTTACTTCTTGCTCCTGCAACTTCAATTGCATTTGGAATTGGGTTGTACTATTTATCTAAGATTGTTAATGCATTTTTTACGGAAGAATTTAAACTTAAAGGTTATTTTCAAAATGTGTATGGTTTTGCAGCAGCATCAATTTTATTTGTTGTATTATTCATGCCTATCGCATCTAATGCTTTGTTGATTTCAGATAATAGTATTCCTAATTTTGATGATGCATGGTATCAATCAATGTATAATATTAAGGACAATTCACAAGAGGATGCAATAATAACTTCTTGGTGGGATTTTGGTCATTTCTTTGCAGCAATTGCTGAGCGTGGAGTAACTTTTGATGGAGCATCTCAAACAACTCCTCAATCGCACTGGGTAGGTAAATTACTTTTAGAAAATGATGAAGAAGTATCTCATGATATTCTAAAAATGCTTGTTTGTGGTGGTAATAATGCTTTTGATTATATCTTAGAAGTTTCTGAAGATAATACTGAGGGTGTAAAGACTAACAAATTATTATACTCTACATTTGGTAAATCTGATGAAGAGAAAATTGAACTATTTGAAAATTATAAATATTATAGTTTTACTGATGAACAAATTGAAGAAGTAATGCAAAGCTTAGCTTGTTCTAATCCTTCCGAAAATTTTGTAATCACATCTGAAGATATGGTTGGAAAAGCAGGAGTTTGGGCTCATTGGGGTTCATGGGACTTCACTAAAAAATATGTTCATGATAATTATAATAAAATGACTAATGAACAAATAGCTTTAGAACTTGATGAAGATATAGGCTTAGTTAATCAATATGTATCTGAATTAGAAGCAATTGATTCAAGAGCGCAAATTGAAAATATTAAAAGAGAAGATTTAATTAATTATTGGTTTGCAATATATCCTACTTATAGGGGAACTGGGAGCTGTGTTGAAAAAACTGATGGAATTTACTGTGGAATTGGTTTTGATACTAGAGGTAGTGTATTTGCAACATCATATCAAGGATTTGATGATTGTAGGCAAGATGAAGATTCAAATGTATTTTGTTCATTTAAAATTGAAGGGGAGAGTATTAATAGTACAAATCTGCCAATTGAGGACCCATTCAGGTCTTTAATTGTACCTTATGCAGATAGAACTCTAGGTGAAATTAAATTAAATGAATCGGGGATGTTTGATGTTGTTTTAACACAAACTAATGGTGGTTACAATTATATGTTAGTTGATGCGCCTCTAGGAGGTTCGTTATTCACAAAATTATTTTATTTAGATGGAGTTGGAATAACTAAATTTGAAAAATTTGATGATCAACAATCAACTACTGGAGTAAGAATCCTTACTTGGAAAGTAAAATGGGAAGAAGAATCTTCCTTAAGTGTTTCAGATATTAGTTTTGATATTGGTGAAGTTATTTTAGGTAATCTAACTTCTAAATAAATTTCCTTTTTTCTTTGAATTTCTAATCGAAAAGTTTATATATTATAGTATCCTATAGTATACTATGACAACAACAACAATTCAAATTAGTGATGAACTTCGAAATCTTCTTGCCAAAAGAAAATTATATGATAAAGAGACATATGAAGATGTTATTTGGGATTTAGTTGAAGATACTATGGAATTATCTAAAGAAGCCCTAAAAAATATTTCTGAAGCTGAAGCTGATATTAAATATGGGAGAGTTCATACTCATGAAGACATTAAAAAAGAACTTGGATTATAAATGAGTTACGATTTAATTTACACTGACAAGGCTAAAAAGCAGCTTAAAAAATTTGATAGAGATTTGCAAGAAAGAATTCTTAACTCATTGCAGAGATGCAGAATAAGACCTCATAGTTATGTGAAAAAATTAGTAGGTAATCCTTACTTTAGATTAAGAGTAGGAGAATTAAGAGTAATTGTTGATATTAAAGATAACAAATTACTCATTCTAGTCTTAGAAGTAGATCATCGTAAGAGAATTTATAAGAATTAATTTTTTTCTTGTAGCAAAGTCCCATAATACAAAACTATATAAATTTTATTATTTAAGATTTTTTAATGAAGTATAGTATATTCGAGATAGGTAGCTTTGAAAAAGATTTAAGAAAGCTATTAGATAATTCCGAATATAACGAATACGAAAATTTTAAAGTAAAATTAAAATCAGGAATAATTTTAGGTAAACCTTTAAGTTATGAGTTTTTTAGAGAAAAGAAAATAGGAGGTAAGCGAATTTATTTTTTAGTTTACAAGGAAATTATGATTATTCTATTTGTAAAGTCAAGTAAAAAGAGCTACCAGCAAGAAACAATTGATGAAATTAAGATATTGCTTCCAGAATTTAAACATCTTGCTTATGAAATTTACGAGAAATTAAAGAAAAAATAGTATTAACACTCTTTGTAATTGCCAGCTTTAAGTTCATTTAATGCTTGTTTGAATTCTCCTACGACATCCCATTCCACTTTTTCAAGTGCTTTTAGTCTATCATACTCTTCTTTAGGGATTGTAATCATATCTGTTGTCATACTATACCATATATTCTTTTATTTATAAATGTTTTAGTTTCTTCTTTTATGGCATTTTTTCTTAATAACAATACTCATTCTTCGTATTCTTAGACATTATGGCTTATGGTAAAGCCCTAAAGTAATAACAATACTCCTTCTTCGTATTCTTAGACATTATGGTAAAGTCATAATATATAGATATTTAAGGCTAAATTGGCCTTAAAAATCCTTTATTTCTCAAAAAACCTTGATTGTTTTGAAGGAATTTTAGATTTTTTTTACTTACAAAAATACAAGTTTTCTAACAATTCCTAACATGCTCAATAATCAAAGATTTTTGGTATCGTAGGAATGTTTCATTCATAGAAGTTATTGCTCAAAATCTCATTAAATCTCATATTTTGAGAACTAATTTAAAAAGCTTATGGTGTAAATTCGCTAAGTTTTATAAACTAAATTTGTCACTATTATAATTAGCCTAGTAAGCTGAAAGTCTCAGGACTTAACGAGTTTACTTTCACTCTGGGCAACAATGAATTGAAAATTCTAACTCTATAGTAATAATTAAAATATATATAGAGTTATTTCAATAACATAAATGTAAGTTGCTATTACAAAATTCAGGCGAAAGTTTGACAAGTTGCATATAGTGTGACATAATATATAAAAATGAATAAATTTAAAAAAGCGACAAAAAGAATTACTGCAGTTGCAGCTTCCGCTGCTATGATTAGTAGTGCTGTATTCGGTAGTTTAAGTAGTTACCCTTCAAACTTTGTTGAAGATGGTAAATTTGTAGGTTCAGTTGTAGTTGGTTCTGGTGTAGGTGCTGACGATATGACTGCAGCTCAAGCTGTGATTGAAGATTTAAAATCTGAATTCTCAGGAGATAGCGAAAAAGTAATGATTACATACAAGAGTTCCTCTGAAGGTGGAGATTCTGTTCTTGCAACAGATGATAAACAAACATTAAACTTTGGTGTTGATGGTTTTTCAACAATTAAAGAAGTTTTAGATTTAGACTCAACATCTTTATTAGATGATGCAAGTTTAGATACTGAAGATTACTCTCAAGAATTAATGATGGGTGATAATATTGAATTTAATTACAGATTATTTACTGAAGTTGATGAAGAAGAAGCAACTGATGGTTTATACTTAGGTAATGGTGCGATTTTCGCAACATATGAATTAGAATTTGATTCTGCTTTAACTGGAACAGATATTGCAGCTGATACTACTAACACAATGGTTGGTGAAGTTTTAACTATTATGGGTAATGAATTTACTGTAGTAGAGATTACTGCAGATGAAATGACTTTAATTGGTGGAGCTAACAAAGTTTCATTAGGTGAAGGAGAGACTACATCTGTTAGTGTTGATGGTAACTCATATGAAGTTAGTGTTCAATCAGTTTCTGATGATAAAGTTCTATTAACTGTTAATGGTGAAACAAAATCAGTTGATGAATTTGAAGTAGAAGACATTGGTGGCGTTTCTGTTGCTGTAACTGACTTAGTATCCTCATCAAGAGATGCTGTTAAAGGTTACGCTGAGATTGTTATCGGTGGTCAAAAAGTAGAAATTCAAGATTCAGGAGATGTAAAAATTAACGATGAAGATTTTGAAGATGTTTACTTAGATTATGAAGTAGAAGCAAATTTTGTTGGTGGAAAAACTTTAACAATTGTTTACGCAATTGATGATGAAATTCTATTACAAGAAGGAGATTACTTATCTGACTCATTATTCGGTTCATTTACTTTATCTTATGATGGTCTTAATAGTGTAGATTACTCAACATTAGAGATTTCATCTGATTCTGATTCTATTGATTTTTCAGGTAATTTATATAATGGAAACGCAATTCCTGCTGAATTCGCATTATCTGTTGATGACTCAAATGCATTAGATGTATTCCAATTAGGTGCTGAAGATGAGAGAATTTTCTTCTCAGGTTCCAAAATTGTTGGTGCTCCAGTTAACAACTTAGGTTTAACTATGGTAGGTGTTACAAACGCTTCAGATGTTTTATCATTCGATTTAAACAGTACAGCTCTTGACATTGATGATCAAATTT carries:
- a CDS encoding type II toxin-antitoxin system RelE/ParE family toxin; protein product: MSYDLIYTDKAKKQLKKFDRDLQERILNSLQRCRIRPHSYVKKLVGNPYFRLRVGELRVIVDIKDNKLLILVLEVDHRKRIYKN